GGAATAAAGCCTTTCAATTGGCTATAAACTAAGCCTGTGTCATCTTCTCTAGTGGGCTCCCTATAACATAATCCCCCACTCATTTGAGTCAGTTCACAGTTTAGATGGTCACTTCAAACACATATATAGCTATATTTGTTGGTAAATTCCAGCCACCTTCTGAAGCTACAGGTAGTTTTGTGCCCCCctcagcccccccccacacacacacccacactttGAGGTAAGCTTCACATGATTCTCTagcttccacctcccaaacaGAGACTACAGGTCTATACCACTGTAACTGGCTCTCATGTAAGTTCCTCTTATGGATATCAACATGTTCTAATTTAATTTACCTTCAAAATTCCCATGGTAATGTTTACCTTAAAGGTGTccccaggtttttattgttcCTCTACTTAACCATATAGCCAGGCTATTGACTAGCATCATGGTGTCAGTAAAAACCCACACAAGACTTTTTGCCATTGTTAAAATTCTTCCATGACTGCTAggaaaacagcattttatttagacaccccgtcttagttagggttttattgctgtgataagacaccctgaccacagcaactcttataaagaaaaacatttaattggggttggcttacagttcagaagtttagtccattgtcagcaTTGGTGGGAAGCttggtggcatgcaagcagacatgatgCAGGAGAGGGaaccaagagttctacatccagatcagcaagcagcagaaaaGAGTGTGAACCagtgggtctggcttgagctttgaaacctcaaagcctacctccagaaacacacttcctccaacaaggccatacctctcaatagtgccactccctatgaacctatgggggccatttttattcaaactaccatacacCCAgagctgtttttcctttctttaaacacAGCGATGGCTCTCTAAGCAGGATGCTGTCCAGTAGCCTCAGAACTCCTAAATATAACTATACAACTCTTTACTGGTCAATTGAGTTCTGTGTACAAGGCACTATCTATGCAATATAATCGAGCATTATTTTATACTACTCCAAAATCAGTTCTAAGGGAAAAGAGTCTTCTTGGTAAGCCTACTAAGCAAGTATGTATTCCTTCAGTTCCATATTCCTACTGCAACACAAGCCCAGCAGTGGTGCTGGAAGTTCAAGGGTCACAaaagccagggccacacacagtGGCCAGTCTCAAAGCCTCCTTGCcaatggatatcaacacagaagATTAGAGAAACCATGTTTGGGGAACATGGTAATGTGATCATAGGGGCCACTTTTAAAAGTTACAATTATTCTATTATTTCAATTGGCTGTGGCTGTACTAACATATCAACATCACCTTGGGGTTAGTTCATTAGCATATCAAGACCTGTTTTGGAGCTTCCCTTGTAACTGAGCTGCCCGGTGGAAGGTCCATTAACACAACAGAGCTTgcctggggcagggctgggagcgggggggggggggggggggggggggggggggggggggtgtagctGCTAGCCTATCTGAACTGCTTGGTAAGCGACTATCTTACAGGCATTGCATTATTCTAAATCATACAAAAATGGTTTTCACTTATGTTCCTACCAgttctgttcttttaaaattttaccaCTTCTGTCTTCCTTGGAGTTGAGCTCAATTGATATAGTTTAAACTTAAATCTGTGCTTCCGATTTGAACAAGCATTAGACCTTAATGATCCCGTAagtctttcttctgcttctaggCTGCTTGGCCATTTGAGTCCAACTCCTGAACCAGTGTTCTCAAAGCAGTACAAACacgttttgatttttaaattttgagtacACTCTTGAGGTAGGAATAAAGTCTGTACCATTAGAAGAATTTTTTGCAAGATGCCATTTCTTTCACAACCTTCTAGGCTATATATAACCTTGACCACCTTGGCCCCTATAGAATCAGTTGGCTTTCTTTTTCACTAAATTTCTAGTAAAGACTACCGAATTACAATGACCTCTTTGGGGCTACTGAGGCACCCAAACAAGTCTACCTAAGAGAAGCCTGAGAACAAAAGCTCCAGGTACACAAGGTTCTCTTCATTCCCTGGCATGAGTTAAATCTAGAAGTAGCTCAACCTCTGATCCTTTCCTACTCCTCAGGAGTTCTCCAGTTCTTATCACTGCATTGGTTAAGTGGTCAGCTCTCACACTATAGTCATCCAGGTTCCCACCAGCATTTATCTCATTAGCAGAAACTCAGCTGCTTAGTTaccattctattgctgtgaagagacactgtgaccaaggcagcttatagaagaaagcatttaattgaggggctAGCTTACAGCTTCCAagagttagtccattatcatcatggctgagaagtgtggtggcaggcaggcaggcatggcgctggagaatTAGGTGACAGTACATTCTGATCCTCAGGTAGCAGACAATGAGAGAGACAGCTGGCATGtctcttttgaaaccttaaagctcgTGCCCAGTGTCACAACTGTTCCAAACAAGGCTCCACTTCTTTCAAAAGGCTACTTTCTAATCATTCTCGAACAGTTCCACTCCCTAGTGAGTAAGCATATATGATTCTAtaggtccattctcattcaaaccactacatcaACTATGAACAAAACTCATTTGTGATAGATGAAAAATTAGTGACGCTAGTTGTGAGGCAGGAAGGCACTATCCTGACAGGAGCAGGTGAGAGGGCTTCAGTGAGGCGAATGTTAGGCATCATGATGTGTGGGTCATGGTTATATTGGTACATACACGAAAGATTAAGCAATAAACTTAATGCTTGGTAAACAAATTTATAAACTTAGAGAACATTAAGAGAAAACAGAATAAGAATAGAAGCatggccggacggtggtggcgcacgcctttaatcccagcactcaggaggcagagccaggtggatctctgtgagttcagggccagcctgggctaccaagtgagttccaggacagccagagctacacagagaaaccctgtctcgaaaaatcaaaaaaaaaaaaaaaagaatagaagaatAACTTTTTCCACTGCtgaggaaaaataaagacaaatcattctataagtaagaaaaatagaaaagataatCATAGTTACTACAAAGTATATTACAAACTGGCAAGAAGGAACGTGAAAACTACTTTAGCATATACATATGAGACCAAACAGCCTAAGGtaagcaaaacaaaatagcagactgtgtcaaaaacaagaaaaagagtaaatccATATAATGACTTCCTCTCACTGCTATTTCACGTATTTCAACACATCCTTCCCATGCgggcaaaagcaaaaacaagattaaaaaaaaaaatgaggccgaACTCTGTCATCTTATTAATAAACTTTTTATATACACGTCGTTCTAAATCTTTAAACTAATTTCATTTCCCAgagttttgtgtttatttgcttttgaaaatCGTTTTGGTCACTAGGCTTGGAATGCCTTTGGAATTCTTCTCATTAAAAGCAATGGaactttatttttcccttcccCTAACGGCTCCTTACTCAGCCGCGCTTCAGGGAGGGAGCCCCAGACGGGCAGCCCCAGGGCCCGCTGAGTGGGTCTGCGGAGGCCACAAACCAGTTTCCGCATCCCCGCGACACCCGCTTGAGGTGCGGAGCTGCCGACCAATCACAGCCAGGAGCCGCCCGTGGCTGAGGGGCCGCCCGGCCCATCCTTCCGCCCTCCCGCCTGCGCACAGCGCCACCCGACCGGTAGGAGGCGGTCTCGACCAGCCGGGGAGTTCCGTGCCTCGCCGCGTCTCGCTCCGTGTCTCCACAGCCCTCGCCACAGCCCTCGCCACCGCCGACATGGTGGAAGCCGACCGTCCAGGGAAGCTCTTCATCGGAGGCCTCAACCTCGAAACCGACGAGAAAGCCCTCGAGGCGGCGTTCGGCAAGTATGGCCGCATCATCGAGGTGCTCCTGATGAAGGACAGGGAAACCTCCAAGTCCAGAGGCTTCGCCTTCGTCACCTTCGAGAACCCCGCGGACGCCAAGGCCGCCTCCCGAGACATGAATGGCAAGTCCCTGGATGGTAAGGCCATCAAGGTGGCCCAGGCCACCAAGCCGGTGTTCGAGAGCAGCCGGCGCGGGCCCCCGCCTCCCCGCAGCCGCGGCCGCCCGAGGGGCCTGCGCGGgagccgcggcggcggcggcggcggcccgcggcgCCCTCCCTCCCGGGGCGGGTCGGCCGACGAAGGCGGCTACACGGGCGATTTCGACCTGCGCCCTTCCCGGGCCCCGATGCCGCTGAAGCGCGGGCCACCGCCGCGCCGGGCCGGGCCTCCGCCAAAAAGAGCCGCGCCGTCGGGCCCGGCGCGCAGCGGCGCGGGAATTCGCGGGCGGGCCGCGGGCTCGCGGGGGCGAGACGGCTACGGGGGCCCCCCGCGCCGGGAGCTGCCGCCGCCGCGCCGCGACCCGTACCTGGGCCCGCGCGACGAGGGCTACTCGCCCCGGGAGAGCTACTCGAGCCGCGACTACCCGAGCGCCCGGGACCCGCGCGACTTCGCGCCCTCGCCGCGCGACTACACCTACCGCGACTACGGCCACTCGAGCGCGCGCGACGAATGCCCTTCCCGGGGCTACTGCGAGCGCGACGGCTACGGGGCCCGCGAGCGCGACTACGCCGAGCACCCTAGCGGAGGCTCCTACCGAGACCCCTTCGACGGCTACGGCGACCCGCGCGGCGCCGGCCCTGCCCGCGGCCCGCCGCCATCTTACGGCGGAGGCCGCTACGAAGAGTACCGCGGCTGCTCGCCCGACGGCTACGGCGGCCGCGACAGCTACCGCAGCGAGCGCTACTCGAGCGGCCGCGAGCGCGTGGGCAGGCCGGAGCGCGGGCTGCCGCCGTCTGTGGAACGAAGCTGCCCGACCCCGCGCGACTCCTACAGCCGCTCGGGCCGCCGGGCGCCCCCCCGGGGAGGAGGCCGAGTGGGAAGCCGCCTGGAGCGAGGGGGAGGTCGGAGCAGGTACTGAGGCCGCTGGGGCTCAGGACTCACGTCCGAagtcaagaaaagaagaaatcagtTTCCTGGTAACTCACCCAAGGACTAGTGCTAAGAAgagttgtttttcttattttttaccGTTTTAAGATTTTTGCACCCCTGTTAACTTCCTCTGCATTTTTATGCTTttgagaggcaaaaaaaaaaaaaaaaaagttaaaacccGTTTAATTTCATTTTGGAATTGTTAAACGTTTCAACAAGCTCGTGTTAAAAGTATGACTTGAACCTGAGTAGTAGTCTTCCTTGTCGTTCAAAATAGTTCTCTTAAAGGCTTCTTCCCTTTCAAATTTGCCTGATAAATGAGGCAAGCGGTTCTAAGGTGTTTTCACAGAAATCTTGCCCACCTAAAGTGGAAAAAGGATCGTGCTACCCCTTCAGACCAAACTGGGGTTCGGGGAGAAAGCGTTGGGGGGAATTGGTGTTTGCTACTGGATTCCAAAGTGTCTTTCAAACTGAATCT
The nucleotide sequence above comes from Peromyscus maniculatus bairdii isolate BWxNUB_F1_BW_parent chromosome 1, HU_Pman_BW_mat_3.1, whole genome shotgun sequence. Encoded proteins:
- the Rbmxl2 gene encoding RNA-binding motif protein, X-linked-like-2; translated protein: MVEADRPGKLFIGGLNLETDEKALEAAFGKYGRIIEVLLMKDRETSKSRGFAFVTFENPADAKAASRDMNGKSLDGKAIKVAQATKPVFESSRRGPPPPRSRGRPRGLRGSRGGGGGGPRRPPSRGGSADEGGYTGDFDLRPSRAPMPLKRGPPPRRAGPPPKRAAPSGPARSGAGIRGRAAGSRGRDGYGGPPRRELPPPRRDPYLGPRDEGYSPRESYSSRDYPSARDPRDFAPSPRDYTYRDYGHSSARDECPSRGYCERDGYGARERDYAEHPSGGSYRDPFDGYGDPRGAGPARGPPPSYGGGRYEEYRGCSPDGYGGRDSYRSERYSSGRERVGRPERGLPPSVERSCPTPRDSYSRSGRRAPPRGGGRVGSRLERGGGRSRY